A region from the Salifodinibacter halophilus genome encodes:
- a CDS encoding spore coat protein U domain-containing protein — protein sequence MSNHLKLPAVLIVAASSAYAVSALAANDTTTLNVFAQVNPSCTISATDLRFGKYSPNNSDATTAETVISPSCTEGTEYEIGLDAGENGGNSDATSRAMHVNGNYLSYELYTSEARDTIWQDIDSENTVTGTASDTPEGDTHTVYGKIPAGQFVPTGQYSDAVNVTISF from the coding sequence ATGTCAAATCACCTTAAGCTACCTGCCGTACTCATTGTTGCTGCGAGCAGCGCCTACGCCGTATCTGCCTTAGCTGCAAATGACACCACGACCCTGAATGTCTTCGCTCAGGTCAATCCCTCGTGCACCATCTCAGCCACGGATTTGCGTTTCGGTAAATACAGTCCGAATAATAGCGATGCCACAACAGCTGAGACCGTCATTAGCCCGTCCTGCACCGAGGGCACAGAGTACGAGATCGGCCTGGATGCAGGTGAAAACGGCGGCAACAGCGACGCCACGAGTCGCGCCATGCACGTTAACGGCAATTATCTGAGTTACGAGCTGTATACCTCTGAAGCGCGCGACACGATCTGGCAAGACATCGATAGCGAGAACACGGTTACAGGCACCGCCTCGGACACCCCCGAGGGAGATACACACACCGTCTACGGGAAGATCCCGGCCGGCCAATTCGTGCCCACGGGGCAATATAGTGACGCCGTTAATGTAACCATCAGTTTCTAA
- a CDS encoding fimbrial major subunit CsuA/B family protein, protein MKSHLQAPAILISAASSICAGSALAATESSTMNVSARVDPTCTVYASIPIRFQIYAPNDSSPHHSRTSINASCTKGTEYELGLGAGKNSSHSERTTRAMSDGNGHYLSYELYLTNAYNTVWKDIGSDSTAKNTAQASSDRHVVYGQIPPRQFITPGQYSDTVNVTLKF, encoded by the coding sequence ATGAAAAGCCATTTACAGGCGCCTGCCATACTGATTTCTGCTGCGAGCAGCATCTGCGCAGGCTCTGCCCTGGCTGCAACGGAAAGCTCAACCATGAACGTCAGCGCTCGGGTCGACCCCACGTGCACTGTCTATGCGTCGATACCTATACGCTTCCAAATCTACGCCCCGAATGACAGCTCGCCACACCATTCCCGGACCTCGATTAACGCGAGCTGCACCAAAGGTACAGAGTACGAGCTTGGCCTGGGTGCAGGAAAAAATAGCAGCCATAGCGAGCGCACAACTCGCGCCATGAGCGATGGCAATGGCCACTATCTAAGTTACGAACTCTATCTTACTAATGCATACAACACAGTCTGGAAAGACATCGGTAGTGACAGCACGGCGAAGAACACCGCCCAAGCCAGCTCCGATCGACATGTCGTCTACGGGCAAATACCGCCCCGCCAATTCATAACTCCGGGGCAATACAGCGACACCGTCAATGTGACCCTAAAGTTCTAA
- a CDS encoding acetoacetate--CoA ligase: MCADPESTIVYQPSRETIANSQLADYLRWLVARDDAPNFDIDDYHGLHAWSIDDPAAFWDSLWDYFDFIGERGAGEVLSTYGMPGARWFTGARLNYAENMLREASHGDPERTAIVSLSEARQRVTLSYGDLWAQVGAFQAFLESIGVGPGDRVVGVVAHTHEPMVALLACASIGAIWSSASPDFGVSGIVDRFAQIEPSVLITVDGYRYGGKAFDWLGRLSELWARIPSIEHVVVTDNTGQAQALPDDAAVTGWTEALAAHHGTAPVFNRGPFDRPIYIMFSSGTTGVPKCIVHAAGGMLIQHAKEQMLHGDIGRDDVFFYFTTCGWMMWNWHVSGLFTGARLVTYDGSPGYPDLDALWSLVERENVTCFGTSAKWLGACRNAGIAPCDDHDLGALRVIFSTGSPLLDADYDWVYTHVKSDILLGSISGGTDIVASFVGCCPILPVRRGEIQCRLLGVAAQAFDDDGQAVIGEQGELVCTQPLPSMPVGFWGDPDGARYRQSYFDRFPGIWAHGDNIAFTETGGAVIYGRSDATLNIGGVRIGTAEIYRQIEPMVEVADCLVAAQTVGEDDRMVMLVAPVEGHVVDDALRDAIRKRLREQASPRHVPKLIVEVAALPYTYSGKKVELAVAHVLNGREVSNVSAIRNPESLTEVAEKSDLCCA; the protein is encoded by the coding sequence ATGTGTGCGGATCCAGAATCTACGATTGTCTATCAACCTTCACGCGAAACTATAGCCAATAGCCAGTTGGCTGATTATCTGCGTTGGCTCGTGGCGCGTGACGATGCACCCAATTTTGATATTGATGATTATCACGGTTTGCATGCTTGGTCGATAGACGATCCGGCGGCGTTTTGGGATAGCCTCTGGGATTATTTTGACTTCATCGGCGAACGGGGCGCGGGTGAGGTGCTCAGTACGTATGGGATGCCCGGTGCCCGCTGGTTCACCGGTGCTCGCCTGAACTACGCCGAGAATATGCTGCGCGAAGCCAGCCACGGCGATCCTGAGCGTACGGCGATTGTGTCACTTTCAGAGGCCCGGCAACGGGTGACGCTTAGTTATGGTGACCTCTGGGCACAGGTGGGCGCATTCCAAGCATTTCTGGAATCAATCGGCGTTGGCCCAGGCGATCGTGTGGTGGGCGTGGTCGCGCATACGCACGAACCGATGGTTGCGCTGCTGGCTTGTGCCAGCATTGGCGCGATCTGGTCATCGGCCTCCCCGGATTTCGGTGTTTCGGGCATCGTTGACCGTTTTGCTCAGATCGAACCCAGCGTTTTAATTACGGTCGATGGCTATCGCTATGGTGGTAAGGCGTTCGACTGGCTCGGTCGCCTTAGTGAACTGTGGGCGCGTATCCCGTCGATAGAACATGTGGTGGTGACTGACAACACGGGGCAAGCGCAGGCATTGCCCGATGATGCTGCAGTTACCGGTTGGACTGAGGCGCTCGCGGCACATCACGGCACGGCGCCAGTTTTTAATCGCGGACCGTTCGATCGGCCGATCTATATCATGTTCTCATCGGGTACCACCGGTGTACCCAAATGCATTGTGCATGCTGCCGGTGGCATGCTGATTCAGCATGCCAAGGAACAGATGCTGCACGGCGATATTGGTCGTGATGACGTGTTTTTCTACTTCACCACCTGCGGTTGGATGATGTGGAATTGGCATGTTTCTGGGCTTTTCACCGGTGCTCGGCTCGTAACCTACGATGGCAGCCCCGGGTATCCGGATTTGGACGCTTTGTGGTCGTTAGTCGAACGCGAAAACGTCACATGTTTTGGGACCAGCGCGAAATGGCTGGGAGCGTGCCGCAATGCCGGAATAGCACCATGCGACGACCATGATCTGGGTGCGTTGCGCGTGATCTTTTCGACCGGCTCACCGTTACTGGATGCCGATTACGACTGGGTTTATACGCACGTGAAATCCGATATTTTGCTCGGCTCTATTTCCGGTGGAACGGATATCGTGGCCAGTTTTGTCGGTTGTTGTCCGATACTTCCGGTGCGGCGTGGCGAGATTCAGTGTCGCTTACTGGGTGTGGCTGCCCAAGCCTTCGACGACGACGGTCAAGCGGTGATTGGCGAGCAAGGTGAATTGGTCTGTACGCAACCGCTTCCGTCCATGCCTGTGGGCTTCTGGGGCGATCCCGACGGGGCACGTTACCGCCAATCGTACTTCGATCGTTTTCCCGGCATCTGGGCACACGGCGATAACATCGCTTTTACCGAAACCGGCGGTGCTGTGATTTATGGGCGTTCTGACGCCACACTCAATATCGGTGGTGTGCGCATCGGCACGGCTGAAATCTATCGCCAGATCGAGCCGATGGTTGAGGTTGCAGATTGTTTGGTCGCCGCGCAAACAGTTGGTGAAGATGATCGCATGGTGATGCTGGTTGCGCCTGTCGAAGGACATGTCGTTGACGATGCGCTGCGCGATGCAATCCGCAAACGCTTGCGCGAGCAGGCCAGCCCCCGGCATGTGCCGAAGCTGATCGTGGAAGTGGCGGCATTGCCTTATACGTACAGCGGCAAGAAAGTCGAGCTTGCGGTAGCACATGTGCTTAACGGCCGCGAGGTTAGCAACGTCAGTGCGATCCGCAATCCTGAATCGTTGACCGAGGTTGCCGAGAAGTCG